TCTTATCCTCACCTTCCTTCTCAAACCTCTCTGGCTTGAACTTCTCCGGCTCTTCCCACATCTTTGGGTCTCTATGTATGGCCCATACGTTCACCAATAAGATTGTTTTACGTGGGACATCATAGTCTGCCACCATGCAATCTTTTGACGCCATATGAGGGAGAAGCATTGGAACCACAGGATAAAGTCGTAATGTCTCTGACACTATGCTCTGGAGATAAGGAAGTTTTACAATGTCTTGTTCCTCTATTAACCGGTCTAAACCGATTTGCTCGTCGATTTCGGTCTTTGCCTTTTTCAATACTTCTGGATGGTTCAACAAGTTCGACATCGCCCATTCTAACGTTGCTGCTGATGTATCAGTCCCAGCAAGTATCATAACCTATCAAAAATTTAAATCACTTAAATAACAAAAATAAACTTTAGTTAACTGTTATTATTTTTGAGATCTAGTTACTTACTTCTATGATTCCTTTGATGATGACATCGGTATAGTACTCAGGCTGAGTTTCTTGGAGAGAAAGCAAGCGATCAATCATGGTGTTACCCTTTACTTTCTCCGCACGTTTCTCATCCACTAGACTTTGCAAAAACTCGTCAACCCGACCGCCTAACTTCTTGACCCGTTTCTCATAATCTGTTAACCAACAAAGAATCGGGAAATAGTCAGCAGCGTTCCCCGCACCGCCGGCAGCAATCACCTCGGCGATCAAGTCCCTAACGTGTTTTGACTCATCGTCGTCCTCTGTTCCATCGCCGTAATATCTCTTTCCGGCCAACATTCTAATGATGTTGTTGATCGTCAAACCCATGAACAATGATCCCAGCTCCACCTTCGCAGGTTCCTGAAATTCGATTATTAAACCAAATGGTTACGTTTCGAAAGTTCATTTTTCTTATTGGTATAAAGTTATAGAAACACACTGTTCTACAATGGATGATTTATAAATGGTGTAGCTCTTTGTTTATATTTACATTTGCTTTAAGTCATTTCATTTTTGGACAAATTCCAGTTTTTGATTTTTCTTAAACAGACAAATTCAAAACATGCATAACATGCATAACAAACATGGTCAGTTGAACATAACAAAATTATTTACGTGAAGAAATGAATGTAAAAGTAAAAGATGCCCCTAAACTTGACATAGCAACAAAAGTTTTGATTTTTAGGCTATACGGGTCCATTTATTACTTGTGTATTACTAGGTGACAACAAAGAGTTGATTTTTATCTCTTCAATTAACTCGATTCGGAAAGCAATGGAATTTGCTTTGCTGGCTGCCTGATGCCATTCAATTTCAGATAGCATGTGTTCGTTGGACAAATTAGGTTTAGGTTAATTAGTTTTCTGTAATCTATAATTTATTGTATTCACTATTAATATTAATGTTAAAATCGCTGTGTGAAAGAACATCATTTGGAGCCCACATCCACTCTGTGCGCCCACAATAACTTCTACATTTTACATCTACTTAAATGAACAAATTAACGCACACCTTCTATTCTCATCTTATAATACATTCTCTCTCACATTCCTTTTAATTCAATATTATCTCTTTTCTGCGGATATAAAATTCTATCTTTATTTAAAATTTTGAATACGATAAAATTAAATTATAAGTACTTTTATAACATGTTATTAACACAATTACTCTCTGATATGGTAAATTTATATGTATCATATATATCTTATTATAATGGCCGCTATACCACATATATTACTACTTATTGTTTTATGATGGTTATTTTACCGCACTATTCTTGTCTTATATTAATGTGGGCGGGTTATCGCCTCGTTATTATACTTTGGTTGCTACATACACCACATTTATTAATATATTGGTTTGGCTCATGATTTATTTAATATTCTAAAGTGAATAATTTTATGATCATAATATTATTGATAATTACATGTATTAAATATTATGAAATTTACTGGATTTAATTAATTGGGTATTACAGTATTTTCATATTGATTTTTGGTTCAAATTCTTTAATGCCAACGGTTACAAATAATATTTTTTCAAAACTTTTAATAGATATGAACAGTATTTTTCATCTATGTATACACTTATATTTCATTCATTCACTTCATCTAAACATTCATGTTTAATCAAAAAAAATCAAATCATTCTCTTCCCATTTTCAATTGCAAGAAAGATGCTTCACTTGTTTTTAATTTTATCTACGATGGTAATTTTTTCTTGTATCATGGTCTTTTTGTTGGAGAATTTATTCTGGAAGAGTGCCATAAATATCAATTTACTTTTCTAGACGATATTTTCCTTGTAATTGTTTATATAGTCAATGTAATGGTTCATTTTAAAGACTATAAAATTCTAATAAAGTTTATTATTTTCTGTTTAGAAAATCATATGGAAAATATTTAGTATCATCAATTTTCGGCTCTCAAAATAACTGGAGAGAACTACGTCACAAGGACCACAAATGTGCAACCCCATATAGTGATGAAAAATTTAACCGAGATGATTAACATCAGAAACAAATCCTCTCCCGGGGAAACATCGAGATGATAATTTTACGCATGACTATGCAAATATAGAAAATCAAGCAGAGCTGTGGCACTCTATGAAAGAAAAGTTTGACACATCTCATATGGGTCTTCTATGTTCGCATAGTCATGCGTCACATTCTCATCTAGATATTTCCTTAGAAAAATTATCGTTTCGGTCTTATGCTCAGAAGCCGATTTGTTTCCGATGTTAGTTGTTTCAGTTAACTTTTCCATCACTAGATGAGGTTTCACATTTGTGGTCCATGCAACCTAGTTCTCTCAAGTTATTTTGAGAGCCAAAAACTGAAGATTCCCATTTGATTTTCTAAACACAAAATAATAAACTTTATTAGAATTTCAAAATATTTAAAATAAAATGTTTACATTAAATATACAAATAATTACTAGGAAAAATATCGCATAGAAAAGTAAATTGATATTTATGGTCAAATCTTCTGGAGTAAATTCTCCAACAAAGAGATCACACATAGAAGATAAAATTACAAACACACATAAAATCAAAAACAAGCGAATGATTTACATATATTGAATTGGGAAGTTGGAAGAGAGTGTTTGAAATTTTTTGATTGAAGATGAATTTTTAGATGAAGAGAATGAATGAGAAATAAGTGTATTTATAGATTAAAAATACTGTTTATAACCGTTTGAAAAAGTAAAATTTTTGTGCTGAATGTTCTTTGTGACCATTGGCATTAAAGAGTTTGAAACAAAAACCGGTATGAAATTATTGTAATAAGCAGTCAATCAAATCCAGTAATTTTCATAATATTGTATACATGTAATTTTTAATAGTATTATGGTGATAAAAAGTTTCACGTTAGAATATTAAATAAATTATGCGGCGGTACAACCAATCCAATATATATTAATAGATGTGGTGTATTTAGCTACCTTAGTATAACAACTGAGCAACAAACTACCCACATTAATATAATCTAAGAATGAAGAGGTAAAAGAATCAACATAAAATAATAAATAATAATATAGACAGTGTACCAACCAATATAACATAATATATTTATATATATATATATATGATACATATGAACTTCATCGCATCGTTGAGTGATCACGCTATAACGTATTAATAATTATAATTTTGTTGTATCAGAAAATTTAAATAAAGATATATTTTATAATATTGAATTGAAAAGGAAGATGAGAGATAATATTGAATTGAAAAGGAAGATGAGAGACAATGTAATATAAAATGAAAGGAGAAGGTGTGTCCTACAAGTACAACTTACAATTAAAGAATTTGTTCGTTTATATAAAAGTAAAAAGTATTGTATATGCATAGTGACAGTGGGTTCTACATAATTTTTTTTCCACATGGTAGTGTCAAGTTTCAGTGCATTTTTCTTACACTCATTTCTTCACGTTTTACATTACCGATACAAAAGATTATAAGTATTAATATAAAATTATTTTTTAATTTTTATTTCTTATATATATTTTTCAATAACTAAAAATACTCCATATGTAATCAATTAAAGCATTCTCAATTTTTTTTAAAGTATAAAATTTATTAACATTAATTACTAAAATTATCTCAATAATTTAGAAATCTATTGTTGTGAAACAAAAATAAATTTAGTAAATCTATTTTTGTGAAATAAAAATAAATTAGCAGTTCCTTATTTAGAGAGTTTAAATCATTTTGTCTCTAAATGATATATATATATAAATATATGTATATGTTGATCATTTAATCTAATTAATTGTTTCAACTTTCAAGTCTCATAAATCTCTAGACAGTAATATTTTATTTTTATCTCTAATTTCTCGATATAAATTGTATCATACAATTGTACAATGTATTAATAATATCCTTAATTCAAATATTAAGATATTTGTTAAATACTACTTTGTCCCTTCCAAAATAATACATGTTTTAGAATTTTTGTACTTTTTAATAAAACATATTAAAGCTTAGTTATAAATGCATAGTTTTTTTGTAATTTTATATTTCCTATGTTTTTAAACCTATAAGACTTTAAAAAGTGTAATTAATGTTTTTGAACTTCATAGTTTTTATTATTAGTTCACAAAAATTACATTGAAAATGTAAAAACTATATCTTTTTTAAACAATTTTTTTTCTTCTATAATACATATCTTTTTGAAATGGTGGAAGTATATGGTTTATAATTCTTTTTATAACGATTCTTAATAGTGGACACCGTAAAAAAAAACTAAAGTATTAGTTAAATCGCACTTACTTGTAGGGAGTTTTTCGATAAACATAATATCAGCCGTCGGATCTCGTCTTTACGGATGGATAAGAAGCTATCGACCCTAATGGACGAGAAGATCTCAATGGCGCCAATACGACGGAGGTTGCGCCAGCTGTCACCATAAGCCGCACTGACCATGGTGGAGGAGTTGTACCCGATGTGTTTCGCGAAAAGAAACTCCGGCCGGTTCGCAAAAACCACGTCGTTCTTGGTGAAGCATTCCTCGGCTACGGAGTGAGAAGAAACAACATAAACAAGACGAGTGCCTAGGCGGAGTGAGAAAATGGAGGCGCCGCCTAGTGACTTGGAGAGAGAGAGAAAGCTCCGTTGGAGCGGCAGCTTTAGGAGGTGGAGGTGTCCTATAATAGGATATGGCCGAGCTGGACTCGGCGGTAGGTTTAATTTGCGCCGCCGTGTTCCGAACAAGAACGTCAGAGAGATGAAGAGGAAGACAAGAGATAGAATCATGTAGAAAGGTTCCATTATTGAGTTGTTTTTGTTTTTATTATTCTCTTAAATTCGCTTAAGGTGATTTTATAATGAGAGTGGAAGGAAAATGTATTATTGCCTCAATTATTTTGAGTAAACGAGGTACGTATGTTACGTGTGTGGAAGAGAATAAAAGAGGATATCAGTTTCGTTGACGTTACTTCATACTACGTATAATTTCGTGCCACTGGCCGCTAAATTAGCAAGTGGAGTAGAATTTTTTTTTTTTTTTTTGTGATAATCCAGGGGTTCCCCGCTTCGCGGGTCATTCCCCTGGATCCGGTCAAGCAGCGGTCCACTTCACCCGGAAGGGCTTTACCTGGGCTGGATCGAACCCAGTACCGCTTTGGTGTCCAGAAGAGGCAGAGTAGTTTCCGCATGGGGGGAATCGAACCCGGATGGTGGTTGCCACCACAGGCCCGTCCTGCCACTTGGACTACCTCGTCCGGACAAGTGGAGTAGAATTGAATCATTGATATTACCTCACGTGAGATTACATATGTATAAGACGTGCTAAACTATAACGATGTGTGATTGTTGTAATGTTGTCTGAATTGCTTCGCTAAGCCTAAGTTCTTCACTTAGGTTAATATAGATTTGGCAAGCGAGTCTGGCAAATGGCAATGGCAAAACAATGTGATTGGATGAATAAAACCAATTAGGAACTGCTTCTGAAAATCAGAAGATATGTATAATTCGTTTCCAATTGAAACCGAGACACTACCTTACGGTTTCGTCTTCAAGTTTGATACGCTGAAGTTGACGGGTTCATCATTTAAATCTAGACAAGACCCTAAGAGCAAGTCCAATGGTTAGAATCAATTAGGGGTTCTAATGAATAATTTAATAGTTAATTTTGTGATTTGAGAAATTTAGAATCCTTGTTAGTGTAATTATTTTTTTCATAGTCCAATGGGAGAACCTCAAAAGAGGTTCTTATTTTTTTTTTTCTATTTTAGAAATTGAATGATTGGATTCATAATATGAAAGACAAACATACATAAAACTTAAAATAAAAATGACATAAAAACATATTAAAAGATACAAATACAAAGCATAAACGAGAAAAAACCGATTAGTTGTAATCTTGATTTGTACCGAGAAGATGGTGAAACAAAAGCTTAAAATTTGGGAGAAAAATAAGATAGAAGAAAAGATGTGTTCTCTGCTTAAAATTTGGGAGATAAATAAGATAAGAGTAACAAAAGCTTAAAATGTTGTTGGCACAAATATACCATTAACTTATAGAGAAAATATGTGTTCTCTGTTTCTCGTCACATGATATTTACAATCAAGAAGCAATGATGCCATCTCTTTTAAAACCAAACGCAGACACTGATAAACAAACAATGTATCAAATACTCATGCTATGATCTTATAAAGTTCAAAGAGTTAGCAAGATGATCCGGGTAAGTTAAGTTTCATCGGTCGGTCAATGTCCATGTCAAATGCAAGTAAGCAAACGAGAAATACACCTCTTCCTTTATCATCGTTAAGATAGGTGCACTACGTCTTGGGATTCCTCCGCCCTAATATCGAAAGAGCGGTTAAAGCGCGGATGTAGAAAAGTGTGTGTTTTTTTGTTTCAGTATAAAATAAGCTTAGTACCAGTCCATACTGAAAGATCCGTTTCAGTGCTTCTTCCAAATGCTGTTCATCTCCATTACGGTATCTCGTCACATCATTTCTAACCTGATAAAAAGCAAAAGACTCTTCAATACCACATCCGCTTGGGAAACTAATTATTTTTTAGCCTAACAAGCAAAAGGAAAACTAAGCTGAGACTAATCAAGATTTTAAATGTCGAGATCACGTCAGTTCAGAGATAAGAGATCAAGAATAATCAGAAGTACAGAGTACCTGCGTTAAAATAGGAGTAGCAGAGCTCTCCCTAAGCTTCACCGCATCTGCGTAACTCAAGCAAGGAACTGGTTTGAGTTCTGCGTACTGCAAAGGAACCAAAGAAAGAAATGAACAACTCTAATACACAAATCAAATTTCAATATCTCAGTAAAATTACAGTAGAGAAGAGATGGCATGTACCTTGAGTGCCATACCGATAATAGCAAGAGGAAACCCATAAGTTAGCATAATAGCAGACCACTGCATCTTTGCTCTCTGCATCCAAAACCAAATAGGAGTAGCAGAGCTTTGATAGATCGATATGATTCTTGGAGCAAGAAACTGATTCTTGCAGATTGAACAACACCTGCGTTTCCGACATCTCTTGTTCTTGAACTTGGATCATTAGCTCTGACAATGTCTCTATCATCTCTTCATTGACTCTGCAAAACACCAAATAATCATATCTTAATTCCTGTATGCAGAGAAGGAAAATAATTTCAAGTTCGTTATTTATCTTACTGAAAAGAGTTTGATTTGGTTTGGTCCAAAACCATAACATGGCTTGAACTTGCTCTAACCTTGTCCCAATGTAAAGGCTTCAACTTTGGTTTCAATGTCTCCTCTCTCTTCTCCGGATCAGAAGGAGGCGAGGGAGACGTGGTGGCCGGAATCTCGCAGAATTGCGGCGGAGGAGGAAGAGGAGGTGGTCTAGCTGGACCAGTTTGCTTCAAAACGCCTTCGTTTGGGCTGGTTTCACTGTGCAGCAACAGAGGAGGAAATCGAAAAGAGGATGAAGACTTACCAAGAAGGAGATGGAGATCAGAAGCTAGAGAGAAGATCGAGTGATTGGGATTGGAGGAGGAAGAGAGAAATTGATTCCATGAAAACATCGACGAACATTGATTCCAGGAAGAGAAAGACCGGGGAAAATTAATCATCCAATATCAAAAGGACACGTAGGAGGTTTTAACCAGTTCTAAAAATGTCATAATAAGCATCGGTTCTGTGCTTTTAACTCATTTTTATTTATTTTTCTTTTGTCTTTTCTTAAGAACCCCTTTTTGAAACTTCCGCTCGAGGTGGTCTAAGAGCATGAGCAGCAATGAGAAACCAATTATATATTTTTTTTGAACACAATAATAACATTTATATTTATAACTATATTTTAATTATCTTTAAACAGTTCTGCCTAATTATCTTTAAACAGTTCTGCCATTAATAAAGTTACGGTTGTAGAAAAATTTCATTCTTTTTCTTGTGGAAGTCTCTCCTTAACCAATTGATTCTTGTGATTTGTTACTCTTTCTCCTCCCTTTTCGATACTTTTTATTATTTTTATCATCAGAAACCTATTGAGCAACTACCACTAAGGCCATGATTATCCCTAAGAAACCCACGATGGATTTTTTAGTTTTAAAAAAAAAAAATTAAAAAAAAATTAAAAGCAAACCAATCGCGGGCTGCCACGTGTCAGTGGGGCCCGCGAACAGTGTAAGAAACTCACTAAGATCGGTTCTTAATTAGTAGTTTTTGTAACCGATCCTTAAGGGTTTTGTGGGGATCCACGCACTAAGAAACCCACTAAGGACCCCGGATAATCATGCTCTAATGATGTCCTTAGAGCATGGACAGCGTATGAATTTCTGAGTGGAGTTTTTCTAAATATACTTTAGGATTTTTAATGTTAAAACCCCCGAACAAAGCTTGGTTTGGGTAAAAACCCCCCCAAACTAATTTAACGAAAAACCCCTAAACTAACTTTATTTAATGAATTAAACCCTAACAGGTCATAATTACCATTAATACCGGTAAATCTTTAGTTTAGGAGTTTTTACATTAAGTAAACATAGTTGAGAGGTTTTACCATTAAAAATAAATAAAAAATCAAAATTTTATAATATTATCTAAAATTAGTAACTTAAAATTTTAAAATTAGCATTTATAATTTTTTGTAAATATATGAGTTTGATGTGTTTTTAACATCAACATTATATATGTATAAATTAAAAATGTAAAAACCGAAAAAATATAATAAAAATTATATAAAGAATTTAAACGCAGTAGGACTTCTTTCCTTAACTTCCGGATCAGATATATTCCAAGAGCACAAAATACTATGGCGAACAAGCTTGCACGTGGTGCGAGGAGTTCTCCTTCACCTATATTATATATCAATTCAATACTTTCGGTTTGGCTTTCTGAATCGCGCTTCTCGCTTATGTTGTAAAAAAAAGTTACTAATTTTTAAATAATATTATAAAATTTTGAATTTTTTGATTTTTTAAATTTTTAATGGGAAAACTCCTCAACTATGTTTACTTAATATAGAAACCCCTCAACTATATTTACTTAATATAGAAACCCATAAACTAAAGATTTACCGGTAGTAATGGTAACTATGACCTGACAGGGTTTAATTCATTAAATAACGTTAGTTTGGGGGTTTTTTCGTTAAATACTTAGTTTGGGGGGTTTTCACCCAAAACAAACTTAATTGAGGGGTTTTAACGTTAAAAATCCTATACTTTAACATTACAAAAATATATTGGTAGTTGAAAAAAAAAAGAAAACTCCATAAAAATATATTCCAACTAAATTTTGTTAAACTTTTTAATGCCCAAACTTTTTTGCAATCTAGTTTAACTAGATCCTTTCTCCGTGCTACGTGCGGATAATATATTTAAATTTGTTACATTTATCATTTTTATTTGTATGTAAATTTTTGTATATTAAATTATATATAACTAATTTTTAAATGGGAAATTACCAAAAATACTATTTTCAAAGTACTACTTTTCATGTTTACACTAACCACTTTTACCCTCATCTTTAATGAAGGGTAAAAGACATTTATAACCTTTTGATTAACTTTAACAAAAAAAACATATGGTTAACTAATTTAAACT
This genomic interval from Brassica oleracea var. oleracea cultivar TO1000 chromosome C2, BOL, whole genome shotgun sequence contains the following:
- the LOC106324699 gene encoding cytochrome P450 81D11-like gives rise to the protein MEPFYMILSLVFLFISLTFLFGTRRRKLNLPPSPARPYPIIGHLHLLKLPLQRSFLSLSKSLGGASIFSLRLGTRLVYVVSSHSVAEECFTKNDVVFANRPEFLFAKHIGYNSSTMVSAAYGDSWRNLRRIGAIEIFSSIRVDSFLSIRKDEIRRLILCLSKNSLQEPAKVELGSLFMGLTINNIIRMLAGKRYYGDGTEDDDESKHVRDLIAEVIAAGGAGNAADYFPILCWLTDYEKRVKKLGGRVDEFLQSLVDEKRAEKVKGNTMIDRLLSLQETQPEYYTDVIIKGIIEVMILAGTDTSAATLEWAMSNLLNHPEVLKKAKTEIDEQIGLDRLIEEQDIVKLPYLQSIVSETLRLYPVVPMLLPHMASKDCMVADYDVPRKTILLVNVWAIHRDPKMWEEPEKFKPERFEKEGEDKKLMSFGMGRRACPGLGLGQRLVTLALGLLVQCFEWERTGEEYVDMTEAAKGITMHKSTSLEAMCRARPIVDKILDASNSCP
- the LOC106326472 gene encoding formin-like protein 2, with the translated sequence MFSWNQFLSSSSNPNHSIFSLASDLHLLLGKSSSSFRFPPLLLHSETSPNEGVLKQTGPARPPPLPPPPQFCEIPATTSPSPPSDPEKREETLKPKLKPLHWDKSQ